One window of Nostoc sp. NIES-3756 genomic DNA carries:
- a CDS encoding BRO family protein: MNTIASIETADNPFDQIKNIDEQGNEYWLARELMPILGYQQWRRLEDAINRAIAACKNIGIESENHFLPALAKSTGGRPGEDFKLSRYGCYLTAMNGDSRKPEIAAAQNYFAVKTREAELAPHSQELLSQLLEKIEQQNKVIQEQGKALAKLNEVIAQLQAQVQTLLPPSADSIPPGWNAEVWRSLPPQDQRHFRFLYCRRRFRPSQQGQDQPKALPAINTEQMKQNQRDEVAQLVSEVSSEEKQRLQAAKLEALREFWTQAPKEDQENMPF; the protein is encoded by the coding sequence ATGAATACAATTGCATCAATCGAAACTGCTGATAACCCATTTGACCAAATCAAAAATATTGATGAGCAGGGTAATGAGTATTGGTTAGCCCGTGAGTTAATGCCTATATTGGGGTATCAGCAATGGCGAAGACTTGAAGATGCCATAAATAGAGCAATCGCCGCTTGTAAAAACATCGGGATTGAGAGCGAGAACCACTTTTTGCCGGCATTGGCAAAAAGTACCGGAGGTAGACCAGGAGAGGATTTCAAACTCAGTCGCTACGGTTGCTACCTCACAGCGATGAACGGCGACTCACGTAAACCAGAGATAGCAGCAGCACAGAATTACTTTGCAGTGAAAACCCGTGAGGCAGAATTAGCCCCACACTCTCAAGAGTTATTGTCACAGCTATTGGAAAAAATTGAACAGCAGAACAAGGTAATTCAGGAACAAGGCAAGGCGTTAGCGAAGCTTAACGAAGTTATCGCCCAATTACAAGCGCAAGTACAAACCCTGCTGCCCCCGTCGGCCGACTCTATACCTCCCGGTTGGAATGCCGAAGTTTGGCGAAGTCTACCTCCACAAGATCAACGCCACTTCCGTTTTTTGTACTGTCGCCGTCGTTTCCGCCCCTCCCAGCAAGGACAAGATCAACCCAAGGCACTACCCGCCATCAATACCGAGCAGATGAAGCAAAACCAGAGGGATGAAGTAGCGCAGTTAGTCAGTGAAGTCTCCTCAGAAGAAAAACAACGGTTGCAAGCCGCCAAACTCGAAGCACTTCGGGAATTTTGGACGCAGGCTCCAAAAGAAGACCAAGAAAATATGCCCTTTTAG
- a CDS encoding ankyrin repeat domain-containing protein has product MKKVNLGSSILIYLVTIKFIINIFIKDPEYWTPLMCIVSSRNFNVVRLLVEVSADVNEIRDRGNFPLAIAADNGYSEILNYLASLTNIELRQQLEN; this is encoded by the coding sequence TTGAAAAAAGTAAATCTTGGAAGCAGTATACTTATATATTTAGTGACAATAAAATTTATAATAAATATTTTCATAAAAGATCCGGAATACTGGACACCATTAATGTGTATAGTTAGTAGTAGAAATTTTAATGTTGTCAGACTCTTAGTTGAAGTAAGTGCAGATGTAAATGAAATCAGAGATAGAGGCAATTTTCCTTTAGCAATAGCTGCTGATAATGGTTATTCAGAAATACTTAACTATCTAGCTTCTTTAACAAATATAGAGTTACGACAGCAATTAGAAAATTAG